A single region of the Methanomicrobia archaeon genome encodes:
- a CDS encoding proteasome assembly chaperone family protein codes for MEEVVRIVEEEGTVYNNPIVLEGLPDVGLVGTIAASFIVEKLDYREIGHIESELFPPVMVIHSGRLGNPFRIYSDAEGRTVVILSEVAVPPKAVYPLTTALGDWFKKLEVEQPIISIKGLPMKNRMDIEKPEVFGVGNSASAVAALQEKQLDLLEEGFIAGTYAMMLRECAKRRISAISVLAQCYPVYPDPGAAAAAIEVVEKFVTTLDVDVAELLENAEEIKLRARDLMQQTTQSAQEMQKGMEQDMPIMYR; via the coding sequence ATGGAAGAAGTCGTGCGTATAGTGGAGGAGGAAGGGACGGTATATAATAATCCGATCGTGCTGGAGGGCTTGCCAGATGTGGGCCTGGTAGGGACGATTGCAGCTTCGTTCATCGTGGAGAAGCTGGATTATCGCGAGATCGGGCACATCGAATCGGAGTTGTTTCCACCGGTTATGGTCATCCATAGCGGGCGATTGGGGAATCCGTTCAGAATTTACAGTGATGCCGAGGGCCGCACTGTGGTGATCTTATCGGAGGTAGCGGTGCCGCCCAAAGCGGTTTACCCCTTGACGACCGCGTTGGGTGATTGGTTCAAGAAGCTGGAGGTGGAGCAGCCAATCATCTCGATCAAGGGGCTTCCTATGAAGAACCGCATGGATATCGAGAAACCTGAGGTCTTCGGCGTTGGTAATAGCGCAAGCGCAGTGGCCGCGTTGCAGGAGAAGCAGCTGGACCTTCTTGAGGAGGGATTCATCGCCGGGACATACGCAATGATGCTGCGCGAGTGCGCGAAGCGGCGGATCAGCGCGATTTCCGTGCTCGCACAGTGCTATCCGGTCTACCCTGATCCGGGCGCGGCGGCGGCGGCGATCGAGGTCGTTGAGAAGTTTGTCACGACACTCGATGTGGATGTCGCTGAACTCCTGGAGAACGCAGAGGAGATAAAACTCAGAGCGCGAGATCTCATGCAACAGACTACACAGTCAGCGCAAGAGATGCAGAAAGGTATGGAGCAGGATATGCCCATTATGTATCGGTGA
- a CDS encoding methanogenesis marker 3 protein: MNILFNGEPRTVKSTQLGAILNELGGAYRPGCVCAVISEKKGGELRNEFALKTESGEARIKIATEQETEAIPLFHEIYSQFQDEQGRIAWVTEDITAIGPLKTNLAVDKREHTYRKWEVFFGLGGFDPGLTYLMISKREHTAAYGTGEACLIGKLTRGRSMIMNLEENECIAEITPLVTQAERIGFVTTDLETEIEEGQEIYTYITVKLFPEAPMSCEHFLSLTRDDLLQIDDWTHTFIASGVLKGLNLPVESVEYRSAHYLSVRNSGTDKGKVYVYKDSRLPNPSHNVFGVVTEGSDLIGAAQMGDTIFTVTEPRWMMVVGKTQKVAEEFFEQADIEQVREGNQADDAVVVDQLPALTMEIMERGTVRTLGVDREAVLTVKLFEDLAPKTAWYFKKVTGLITRPIGRLKVYFSIPGLVLFQGNADEAGTLVPENLPTKGTKQGFLGVTNMSRQNRGMMGIRLEDSTTYGPTGETPDGANIVLSISDLTPETLSFLSKLKEGDVIYVKEQR, from the coding sequence ATGAATATCCTCTTTAACGGTGAGCCCCGAACGGTCAAAAGCACGCAATTAGGTGCGATTCTGAATGAACTCGGCGGTGCGTACCGGCCCGGTTGCGTCTGCGCGGTCATCTCTGAGAAGAAGGGTGGCGAATTGAGGAATGAGTTCGCGCTGAAGACCGAGAGCGGTGAGGCGAGAATAAAGATCGCCACAGAGCAGGAGACCGAAGCGATCCCGCTCTTTCACGAGATCTATTCGCAGTTCCAGGACGAGCAGGGTAGAATTGCGTGGGTGACTGAGGATATCACCGCAATTGGACCACTCAAGACCAACCTCGCGGTCGATAAGCGGGAGCACACGTACAGGAAATGGGAGGTGTTCTTCGGCCTCGGTGGTTTTGATCCCGGCTTGACCTACCTCATGATCAGCAAGCGCGAGCATACCGCGGCCTATGGCACGGGCGAAGCGTGTCTCATCGGGAAATTGACACGCGGGCGAAGCATGATCATGAATTTGGAAGAGAATGAGTGTATAGCCGAGATAACACCGCTGGTAACGCAGGCGGAACGGATTGGGTTTGTCACCACAGATCTGGAAACCGAGATCGAGGAGGGTCAGGAGATTTATACCTATATAACCGTAAAACTCTTTCCCGAGGCACCGATGTCCTGTGAGCACTTCTTATCGCTCACCCGGGACGACCTGCTCCAGATCGACGACTGGACACACACTTTTATCGCCTCCGGCGTCTTGAAGGGCTTGAACCTGCCTGTCGAGAGCGTGGAATACCGCTCAGCACACTACCTCTCGGTGCGCAATAGTGGCACGGATAAGGGGAAGGTCTATGTCTATAAAGACAGTCGGCTGCCCAATCCGTCCCATAACGTCTTCGGGGTGGTGACAGAGGGAAGCGACCTGATAGGCGCAGCGCAAATGGGCGACACGATCTTCACGGTCACCGAGCCGCGATGGATGATGGTCGTGGGGAAGACCCAGAAGGTGGCAGAGGAGTTCTTTGAGCAGGCGGATATCGAGCAGGTGCGCGAGGGCAATCAAGCAGATGACGCGGTGGTGGTCGATCAATTGCCCGCATTGACCATGGAGATCATGGAGCGGGGGACGGTGAGAACGTTAGGTGTTGACCGTGAGGCCGTGCTCACCGTGAAGCTCTTTGAAGATCTGGCGCCAAAGACCGCCTGGTATTTCAAGAAGGTTACCGGATTGATTACCCGACCGATCGGCCGGTTGAAGGTCTATTTCAGCATACCTGGTCTCGTGCTCTTCCAGGGCAATGCTGATGAAGCAGGGACGCTCGTGCCCGAGAATCTCCCCACCAAAGGCACGAAACAGGGCTTCCTTGGCGTTACCAACATGTCGCGACAGAATCGGGGCATGATGGGCATTCGGCTGGAGGACAGCACCACCTATGGACCTACGGGCGAGACCCCTGACGGTGCTAATATCGTCCTTTCGATCTCTGATCTTACGCCGGAAACGCTGTCCTTTCTCAGCAAGCTCAAGGAAGGCGATGTCATTTACGTGAAGGAACAGCGGTGA
- a CDS encoding adenosylcobalamin-dependent ribonucleoside-diphosphate reductase encodes MDSETKLTLSVNAQEVLKRRYLLKNERGEVIETPLQMFERVAHAVAQAEVAYGKSSEEVRAFERECFRLMRDLEFLPNSPTLMNAGTELGQLAACFVLPVEDSMEGIFGAVKNMAVIHQSGGGTGFSFSRLRPQGDMVRSTGGVASGPVSFMRVFDVATGVIKQGGKRRGANMGILSVNHPDIMAFIRAKERGEFVNFNTAVAVTDEFMQAVERGESYALINPRTNQAVRELSAREVFDELVSSAWKLGDPGIIFIDEINRHNALPALGEIEATNPCSEQPLLPYESCNLGSINLAKFGVQKRGEVEWERLRETIWTCVRFLDDVIDVNRYPMPEIERITKGNRKIGLGIMGFAELLIQLEIAYNSSEALAFAEQLMKFVTDEARCCSQSLGREKGSFPNFERSVWSAADAMRNATVTTIAPTGTISIIAGCSSGIEPLFAVAFMRKVMGGMLEINRLFETRAKEAGFYHKGLIAEIVKRGSIQQIASIPPAIKRIFVTALDLEPAWHVRIQAAFQRYTDNAVSKTVNLPADASPEDVRAVFLLAYQLKCKGITVYRYGCKEDILSLAIPRLMLDEFVSADSEFAGECRICSV; translated from the coding sequence ATGGACAGTGAAACAAAACTCACGCTTTCGGTTAACGCCCAGGAGGTGTTGAAGCGGCGCTACCTGCTCAAGAACGAGCGCGGCGAGGTGATCGAGACCCCGCTTCAGATGTTCGAGCGCGTGGCACATGCCGTTGCACAAGCCGAAGTCGCGTATGGCAAGAGCAGCGAGGAGGTGCGCGCCTTCGAACGTGAGTGCTTCAGGCTCATGCGAGATCTCGAATTCCTTCCCAACAGCCCCACGCTCATGAATGCCGGTACTGAGCTCGGACAACTTGCCGCGTGCTTCGTTCTGCCCGTCGAGGATTCTATGGAGGGTATCTTTGGCGCGGTAAAGAACATGGCCGTGATCCACCAGAGCGGAGGCGGGACGGGCTTCTCATTCTCCCGACTCAGGCCTCAGGGTGATATGGTAAGATCGACCGGGGGTGTCGCCTCGGGGCCGGTATCCTTTATGCGTGTCTTCGACGTCGCTACCGGCGTGATTAAGCAGGGCGGCAAGCGCCGCGGTGCGAATATGGGCATTCTGAGCGTTAACCATCCGGATATCATGGCGTTTATACGGGCAAAAGAGCGCGGCGAGTTCGTTAACTTTAATACCGCAGTTGCCGTAACTGACGAGTTCATGCAGGCGGTCGAGCGCGGCGAGAGCTATGCGCTCATCAATCCACGCACGAATCAGGCGGTGCGGGAACTAAGCGCTCGCGAGGTCTTCGACGAGCTCGTTTCCTCTGCCTGGAAGCTTGGCGACCCCGGCATCATCTTCATCGATGAGATCAACCGACACAACGCACTCCCGGCTCTCGGCGAGATAGAGGCTACCAATCCCTGTTCCGAACAGCCGCTCCTCCCGTACGAATCCTGTAATTTGGGCTCCATAAACCTCGCCAAATTCGGCGTCCAGAAGCGCGGTGAGGTTGAGTGGGAACGGCTGCGTGAAACGATCTGGACCTGCGTTCGATTTCTGGACGACGTTATCGATGTGAACCGGTATCCGATGCCCGAGATCGAGCGGATAACGAAAGGAAACCGAAAGATCGGGCTCGGCATCATGGGCTTCGCCGAGCTGCTCATACAGCTTGAGATCGCTTATAATTCTTCAGAAGCGCTTGCGTTCGCTGAACAGCTGATGAAATTCGTCACCGACGAAGCACGATGCTGTTCACAATCGCTTGGACGCGAAAAAGGATCTTTTCCTAATTTTGAGCGCAGTGTGTGGTCTGCCGCCGATGCGATGCGGAATGCGACGGTGACCACCATCGCGCCCACGGGCACGATAAGCATCATTGCAGGCTGCTCGAGCGGAATCGAGCCGCTCTTTGCCGTTGCCTTTATGCGCAAGGTCATGGGCGGCATGCTCGAGATAAACCGGCTCTTTGAAACACGAGCGAAGGAGGCGGGGTTTTACCACAAGGGCTTGATAGCGGAGATCGTAAAACGGGGCTCGATACAGCAGATCGCGAGCATTCCACCGGCAATCAAGCGGATCTTTGTGACCGCACTTGATCTTGAGCCGGCGTGGCACGTGCGCATCCAGGCAGCATTTCAGAGATACACCGACAACGCCGTCTCAAAGACCGTCAACCTCCCCGCTGACGCGTCTCCCGAGGATGTCCGGGCGGTCTTCCTGCTTGCCTACCAGCTCAAGTGCAAGGGCATTACGGTGTACCGCTACGGTTGTAAGGAGGATATCCTCTCGCTGGCGATCCCCCGGCTGATGCTCGACGAATTCGTTTCCGCAGATTCGGAGTTCGCGGGCGAGTGCCGGATTTGTTCGGTATGA
- a CDS encoding preprotein translocase subunit SecD, with protein MTTKGVLTDVRVLALLVFLCAALIAIYVYPPPPADAGIDGNLKYGLDLVGGSWLQLQLKGAVVGIEAPVPGDAVAAFLEEQLNAEVIYFKLEDVTVYEIRKSVTKEDLSAILTEIGGSIAKRPDGTDFYESGVTTETRDETKRIIEIKLNLLGLADIQIRTVGNEFILVDLAGVDIGTAKSIVGKPGKFEIRMQTNGTGGDVAQWMTLGEVENITAHVIFGSKGIEAQSVGAVPIREDVYSPWGATFTLTEDGAIALRDAALAYGATTNPANHEVAMLLDDVVIYSAQLSTELARDIEKYPVYRLRAETGLGDDGFERAKTLIVHLKAGVLPVNVEIIGSGEVSAYLGAKFKQEALIAGLVALFFVVIVVFLRYRERKIVLPVFFTLLSELILILGFAAVINWQLDLPSIAGIIAVIGTGVDQLVIITDEILAGGRSSTSMYRKRVSFAFGIIFVSAFTTIVAMFALALMALGTLRGFAIITIIGLVIGILLTRPAYARIVEEIV; from the coding sequence ATGACGACAAAGGGTGTGCTTACGGACGTGCGAGTGCTTGCGCTGCTAGTCTTCCTGTGTGCCGCGCTCATTGCTATTTACGTGTATCCTCCACCACCCGCTGACGCGGGAATTGATGGGAATTTAAAGTATGGCCTGGATTTGGTCGGTGGTTCCTGGCTGCAGTTACAGTTGAAAGGGGCTGTCGTGGGTATTGAGGCCCCGGTCCCGGGTGACGCTGTCGCCGCGTTCCTCGAAGAGCAGTTGAACGCGGAAGTGATTTACTTCAAGCTCGAGGACGTGACCGTCTATGAGATCCGGAAGAGCGTGACGAAAGAGGATTTATCGGCTATCTTGACCGAGATCGGTGGCAGTATCGCGAAACGGCCCGATGGCACTGACTTTTACGAATCGGGCGTAACAACCGAGACGAGGGATGAGACGAAACGTATCATCGAGATCAAGCTCAATCTGCTGGGACTGGCCGATATACAGATACGAACGGTAGGGAACGAGTTCATTCTCGTGGATCTCGCCGGGGTGGACATTGGAACCGCGAAGAGCATCGTCGGCAAGCCCGGGAAGTTCGAGATCAGGATGCAGACGAACGGGACTGGCGGCGATGTCGCACAGTGGATGACGCTGGGAGAGGTCGAGAACATCACGGCGCATGTCATCTTCGGGAGCAAGGGTATAGAAGCACAGAGTGTGGGCGCGGTTCCGATACGGGAGGACGTGTACTCTCCGTGGGGCGCTACGTTCACCCTGACCGAGGATGGTGCAATCGCGTTGCGTGACGCTGCGCTGGCATACGGTGCCACAACTAACCCCGCGAATCACGAGGTAGCGATGCTGCTCGATGATGTGGTGATCTACAGTGCACAGCTCTCGACGGAGCTGGCACGGGACATAGAAAAGTACCCGGTGTATCGCCTGCGGGCAGAGACGGGCCTGGGAGATGATGGCTTTGAGCGTGCGAAAACGCTCATCGTGCACCTGAAAGCGGGCGTGTTACCGGTGAACGTGGAGATCATCGGCTCTGGTGAGGTGTCTGCCTATTTGGGCGCGAAATTCAAGCAGGAGGCACTGATCGCGGGCCTTGTCGCACTGTTCTTTGTGGTTATCGTCGTCTTCCTCAGGTACCGGGAGAGGAAGATCGTGCTCCCCGTGTTCTTCACGCTCCTGAGTGAATTGATCTTGATACTTGGCTTCGCCGCGGTAATCAACTGGCAACTCGATCTCCCCAGCATTGCCGGTATCATCGCGGTGATCGGTACTGGCGTAGATCAGCTCGTTATCATCACCGATGAGATACTCGCGGGCGGCCGATCCTCAACGAGTATGTATCGTAAACGTGTCTCCTTCGCCTTCGGGATCATTTTCGTCTCGGCCTTTACCACTATTGTGGCCATGTTTGCGCTCGCCTTGATGGCGCTGGGCACCTTACGCGGCTTTGCTATTATCACCATCATCGGCCTGGTGATCGGGATCTTACTGACCCGGCCCGCATATGCTCGGATAGTCGAGGAGATCGTCTGA
- a CDS encoding PRC-barrel domain containing protein: protein MKEEKEKVVSHLRSKLFPWNFILEAVEGEAVRHFVPYAIQMCEAKGIERGSVESEAAREVITREIKEAVDDYLFDPDDVEIARMHGRFAEQYPFAFSQSLAFVILHRLGLNLEDIVDVRGVSDLLGEDLREIRKREDMVRDIIAKNGRRAIKMYARTIMDKKVITAGGDWIGTVADLIFTSENGKVESLVVAHLRGSGLKTSRVPMKDVRLNMYSKNIVLKSSDYRKGG from the coding sequence GTGAAAGAAGAGAAAGAAAAAGTGGTTAGCCACCTGCGATCGAAATTATTCCCGTGGAACTTCATCTTAGAGGCCGTTGAGGGAGAGGCGGTTAGGCATTTTGTACCCTATGCCATCCAGATGTGTGAGGCAAAGGGGATCGAGCGGGGTTCGGTCGAGAGCGAGGCGGCACGGGAGGTGATTACCCGAGAGATAAAAGAGGCGGTGGATGATTACCTCTTCGATCCCGATGATGTGGAGATTGCACGGATGCACGGGCGATTTGCTGAGCAGTATCCGTTCGCCTTCTCGCAGAGCCTGGCCTTTGTCATTCTCCATCGACTCGGGCTCAACTTGGAAGATATCGTGGATGTGCGCGGTGTGAGCGACCTCCTTGGCGAGGATCTGCGCGAGATCAGAAAACGTGAGGATATGGTGCGGGACATCATTGCCAAGAATGGCCGCAGAGCGATCAAGATGTACGCGCGCACTATCATGGACAAGAAGGTGATCACGGCCGGGGGGGATTGGATCGGCACCGTAGCTGACCTCATCTTCACGAGCGAGAATGGCAAGGTCGAGAGCCTGGTCGTCGCCCATCTGCGCGGATCCGGCTTGAAAACGAGCCGGGTTCCCATGAAAGACGTCCGTCTCAACATGTACAGCAAGAACATCGTCTTAAAATCCTCTGATTACCGAAAAGGCGGGTGA
- a CDS encoding cell division protein, with product MRVFVIGYGQAGGRIADAFIEYAKKTGQHFVARAIAINTARADLIGLKNIPMEDRIMVGESLTRGHGIGADNEMGARVATDEIYTIQSEIDKRGTHHVDAFLIVAGLGGGTGSGGAPVLARRLKKLYEEPVYGLGVLPAKDEGSLFSLNAARSLMTFVNEVDNLFIFDNDAWKKGGESVKEAFVDINDEIVRRFGILFGAGEANEVGQMVVDAAEVINTLKGGGVSTIGYASEQIESDGGFLKKFTSKKKTMDNLDSVTRISSLVRRAIAGRLTIPCDVSTAERALIIAAGPPKELSRKGIEKAKVRVEEIIRGKEVRGGDFPLVKGQHVSTIVLFSGVSDVPRIKELHEIGIEAQETMKEVSSEKEKDYQKLLGGNDAIKPLF from the coding sequence ATGCGGGTATTCGTGATAGGATATGGACAGGCCGGGGGGAGAATTGCGGATGCGTTTATCGAGTATGCGAAGAAGACCGGGCAGCATTTCGTCGCGCGTGCAATCGCGATCAACACCGCGCGAGCCGATTTGATCGGGCTGAAGAACATCCCTATGGAGGACCGGATTATGGTCGGCGAGTCCCTGACAAGAGGTCACGGGATCGGCGCAGATAATGAGATGGGTGCACGAGTGGCTACAGATGAGATCTATACGATCCAGAGTGAGATCGACAAACGAGGAACCCACCATGTTGATGCTTTCTTGATCGTTGCTGGTTTGGGCGGTGGAACTGGTTCAGGAGGTGCGCCGGTACTGGCACGGCGGTTAAAGAAGTTGTACGAGGAGCCCGTGTACGGGCTGGGCGTATTGCCCGCGAAGGATGAAGGGAGTTTATTTTCCTTGAATGCCGCACGGAGCTTGATGACCTTTGTGAATGAGGTGGATAATCTGTTCATCTTTGATAACGACGCCTGGAAGAAGGGTGGAGAAAGCGTTAAGGAAGCCTTCGTTGACATTAATGACGAAATCGTACGCCGGTTCGGCATCCTCTTCGGCGCGGGCGAAGCGAACGAGGTGGGGCAGATGGTCGTCGATGCGGCTGAAGTGATCAATACGCTGAAGGGCGGCGGGGTCTCTACCATTGGCTACGCATCGGAGCAGATCGAGAGCGACGGCGGCTTCCTCAAGAAATTCACCAGCAAGAAGAAAACGATGGATAATCTCGATTCCGTTACCCGGATCTCCTCGTTGGTACGGCGTGCGATCGCCGGTCGATTGACGATCCCCTGTGACGTCTCAACCGCGGAGCGGGCATTGATCATTGCAGCTGGGCCGCCGAAAGAGCTGAGCAGAAAGGGCATCGAGAAGGCCAAGGTTCGCGTCGAGGAGATAATTCGCGGGAAAGAGGTTCGAGGCGGTGATTTCCCGCTGGTGAAGGGGCAGCATGTCTCCACCATCGTGCTCTTCTCCGGCGTCTCAGACGTCCCGCGGATCAAGGAGCTGCATGAGATCGGGATAGAAGCGCAAGAGACCATGAAGGAAGTATCGAGCGAGAAAGAGAAGGACTATCAGAAGCTGCTGGGTGGGAACGACGCGATCAAGCCGCTGTTCTGA
- a CDS encoding UDP diphosphate synthase: MINPVTILYEAVLQRDVVRSPIPLKHILLVLDETDILSNPRGLELFRHFVQWCHELNIDTISAYISVIRAGMEKEEIGTARDRLANELQDLLRDSTVALTIYGARTGVEAETTEASTYLQESSTNGRRVIISLGFTGRSELTKAARELAAQVKAGKLAPDEIDERLIESELLFKSEPDLVIRSGSTQLMDFLIWQSVYTEFYFTDMNWVHFRKIDLLRAVRDFQLRERRFGR; the protein is encoded by the coding sequence ATGATTAATCCCGTCACGATTCTGTATGAGGCGGTTTTACAGCGAGATGTGGTGCGATCGCCTATCCCGTTGAAGCATATCCTCCTCGTGCTCGACGAGACAGACATCCTCTCCAATCCTCGAGGCCTGGAGCTGTTTCGGCATTTTGTTCAGTGGTGCCATGAGCTGAACATCGACACGATTAGTGCGTATATCAGCGTTATTCGCGCGGGTATGGAAAAAGAGGAGATCGGGACCGCACGTGATCGTCTGGCAAACGAGTTACAGGATCTACTCCGCGACAGTACTGTAGCACTGACCATCTACGGTGCGCGTACCGGTGTAGAAGCGGAGACCACGGAAGCCTCGACCTACCTCCAGGAGTCGAGCACGAACGGACGCCGGGTAATCATCTCGCTGGGATTTACAGGGCGCAGCGAGCTGACAAAGGCTGCACGCGAGCTTGCCGCGCAGGTGAAAGCCGGGAAACTGGCACCGGACGAGATCGATGAGCGGCTGATCGAGTCGGAATTGCTCTTTAAGTCAGAGCCCGATCTCGTCATCCGGTCCGGTTCCACACAATTGATGGATTTCCTTATCTGGCAATCGGTCTATACTGAATTTTACTTCACCGATATGAACTGGGTGCACTTCAGGAAGATTGATCTTTTGCGCGCGGTGCGAGATTTCCAGTTACGCGAGCGGCGGTTTGGACGGTGA
- a CDS encoding ribonuclease P → MRLKRQIADLAVERIERLFELAETAAKAGQEQRSDRYTQLARALGMRYRVRIPQHLKMRLCKRCHRLLIPGKTARVRLRGEYLTTTCLRCGVQMRRPYKTPRAPSSRRAGIEPKEFTSDDR, encoded by the coding sequence ATGAGACTGAAGAGACAAATCGCAGACCTTGCAGTGGAGCGAATCGAGCGCCTCTTTGAGCTCGCGGAGACCGCGGCAAAAGCGGGGCAGGAGCAGCGGAGTGATCGCTATACCCAGCTCGCACGCGCACTAGGGATGCGGTACCGGGTGCGCATCCCGCAGCATCTGAAGATGCGGCTCTGTAAGCGCTGTCACCGGCTGCTCATACCGGGCAAGACCGCACGGGTGCGGCTCCGGGGCGAGTACCTGACGACCACCTGCTTGCGGTGTGGCGTGCAGATGCGACGACCGTATAAAACGCCGCGTGCGCCGTCGTCGAGACGAGCGGGCATCGAGCCAAAGGAGTTCACCAGTGACGACCGATGA
- a CDS encoding pseudouridine synthase yields MDENDRLAYLKKARVIADYQFGRGAGTALFPPTVEFIFSRTRRIAQIKDGQRRIATLRSLDGLFTLGREGAKRLHQVLPYPQLRVVMNKESSGFVQTGGTAFCKHVVDADPQIRAYDEVLVVDEQDRLLATGRAMLTREEMRCFQHGVAVKVRYGTTK; encoded by the coding sequence ATGGATGAGAATGACCGGTTAGCGTATCTGAAGAAGGCACGGGTAATCGCCGACTATCAATTCGGACGCGGAGCGGGAACTGCCCTGTTCCCCCCTACCGTTGAATTCATCTTCTCGCGGACGCGCCGTATAGCGCAGATAAAAGACGGGCAGCGGCGCATAGCCACGCTCCGCAGTCTTGATGGCCTCTTCACTCTGGGCCGCGAAGGCGCGAAGCGGCTCCATCAGGTGCTCCCCTATCCACAGCTTCGCGTGGTGATGAACAAAGAGAGCAGCGGGTTCGTCCAGACCGGCGGAACCGCCTTTTGTAAGCATGTCGTGGATGCAGATCCACAGATACGCGCCTATGACGAGGTGCTTGTGGTCGACGAGCAGGACCGATTACTGGCCACCGGGCGGGCAATGCTCACGCGTGAGGAGATGCGCTGCTTCCAGCACGGCGTTGCCGTCAAGGTGCGTTACGGTACGACGAAATGA
- a CDS encoding CinA family protein → MLAEEIGSALRGSGRTLATAESCTGGLVGDRITMVSGSSEYYKGGVVAYANDVKAEVLQVARTLLAEKGAVSAECAVAMAQGVRKLLKSDIGISTTGIAGPTGGTPEKPVGLVYIALATKDYVAHEKHIFHRDREGNKREAADAVLQLLLKYISQRAIM, encoded by the coding sequence ATGTTAGCGGAAGAGATCGGCTCGGCTTTACGGGGCAGTGGTCGCACCCTTGCCACCGCGGAGTCGTGCACCGGTGGGTTGGTGGGCGATCGGATAACCATGGTCTCCGGCAGCTCGGAGTATTACAAAGGCGGCGTCGTTGCGTACGCGAATGACGTGAAGGCGGAGGTCTTACAGGTTGCACGTACGTTACTGGCGGAGAAAGGCGCGGTAAGCGCGGAATGCGCCGTAGCGATGGCACAGGGTGTAAGAAAGCTGCTCAAGAGCGATATTGGCATTTCGACTACCGGTATTGCCGGTCCTACGGGCGGGACGCCTGAGAAGCCCGTTGGATTAGTTTATATAGCATTGGCAACAAAAGATTACGTAGCTCACGAAAAGCATATCTTCCACAGAGATAGGGAGGGAAACAAGCGAGAGGCGGCTGATGCCGTTCTGCAATTGCTGCTGAAATATATCTCTCAGAGAGCAATAATGTAA
- a CDS encoding DNA-directed RNA polymerase subunit H, with protein MKRGKVSILEHELVPRHEVLGEDEVAELLRTYKIQKEQLPKIKATDPVIKELKEAAVGDIIRVRRVSKTAGKSVSYRLVIE; from the coding sequence ATGAAGAGGGGAAAGGTATCCATTCTTGAACATGAGTTGGTGCCCAGACATGAGGTTCTGGGTGAGGACGAAGTAGCAGAGCTTTTAAGAACCTATAAGATACAAAAGGAGCAACTGCCGAAGATCAAAGCTACTGATCCCGTGATCAAAGAGCTCAAGGAAGCGGCTGTTGGTGATATCATTCGGGTACGGCGAGTAAGTAAAACAGCGGGTAAATCGGTATCGTATCGTCTGGTTATTGAGTAA